A single Paenibacillus sp. FSL R5-0517 DNA region contains:
- a CDS encoding aldo/keto reductase: protein MTKHITDCTILNNGVTMPWLGFGTYKAKGKEVQQAVETALEVGYRSIDTASIYGNEEEVGQAIASSGVARNELFVTTKLWNEDQGFDSTLRAFEASQKALGLNVIDLYLIHWPGRDQYKETWRAFERLYSEGSIRAIGVSNFQVHHLQDIIDEGGTVPAVNQVELHPGLIQQELQDFCGAQGIQLEAWSPIMKGKLNQESTLKALAQKYGKTPAQIILRWDIQNQIVTIPKSVTPDRIRENADIFDFELTPDELKQIDALDSDKRTGPHPDQLFWD from the coding sequence ATGACAAAACATATTACAGATTGTACGATTCTGAACAACGGAGTAACGATGCCATGGCTAGGATTTGGAACATATAAAGCAAAAGGTAAGGAAGTACAACAGGCGGTTGAGACCGCTTTGGAGGTTGGATATCGGAGCATTGATACCGCGTCCATCTATGGTAATGAAGAAGAAGTGGGACAAGCTATTGCAAGCAGTGGTGTTGCCCGTAACGAACTGTTTGTGACAACCAAGCTCTGGAACGAGGATCAGGGATTTGATTCGACGTTGAGGGCATTTGAAGCCAGTCAGAAGGCACTTGGACTGAATGTGATTGATCTTTACTTAATTCACTGGCCTGGCAGAGACCAGTATAAGGAGACGTGGAGAGCATTCGAACGTCTATATAGCGAAGGAAGCATTCGTGCGATTGGTGTGAGTAATTTCCAAGTACATCATTTGCAAGATATCATAGATGAAGGCGGCACGGTGCCAGCAGTGAATCAGGTGGAGTTGCATCCGGGTCTGATTCAACAGGAATTGCAGGATTTCTGCGGGGCGCAGGGGATTCAACTGGAGGCATGGAGCCCGATCATGAAAGGCAAGCTGAATCAAGAGTCCACCCTCAAAGCACTGGCCCAGAAATATGGGAAAACGCCAGCACAGATCATTCTGCGCTGGGACATTCAGAATCAGATTGTAACGATTCCGAAGTCGGTTACCCCGGATCGTATTCGTGAGAATGCGGACATCTTTGACTTTGAATTGACGCCCGATGAGTTGAAACAGATTGATGCGCTGGACTCGGATAAGCGGACGGGTCCACATCCGGATCAACTGTTTTGGGATTGA
- a CDS encoding DsbA family oxidoreductase, giving the protein MNIEIWSDFLCPFCYIGKRRLENVLQQFPHRDEVKLQFKSFELDPNAELNPGKTNTEYLASKYNMSVEQAKGMNAQMNANARTAGLEYNIDAMIPTNSFSAHRLTHWADTQGKALELSERIFQAVFIEGKHSGDPEVLAQLAEEVGLDRDTATAVLSGDQFTDNVRADQAEGEQLGIRGVPFFVFDRKFAVSGAQPDEVFLDAIQKAWDERSPFTMVESNTTEADGSGVCTDDGCAVPKKN; this is encoded by the coding sequence ATGAATATTGAGATATGGTCAGATTTTCTGTGCCCATTCTGTTATATCGGCAAACGCCGCCTGGAGAATGTATTGCAACAGTTTCCACATCGTGATGAAGTGAAGCTGCAATTCAAAAGCTTCGAGCTTGATCCAAATGCTGAATTGAACCCCGGCAAAACCAATACGGAATATCTTGCTTCCAAATATAATATGAGCGTGGAACAGGCCAAAGGCATGAATGCTCAAATGAATGCCAATGCTCGCACAGCAGGACTGGAATACAATATTGATGCCATGATCCCTACGAACTCCTTCTCCGCACACCGATTGACACACTGGGCGGATACACAAGGCAAAGCGCTTGAACTGAGTGAGCGCATATTCCAAGCTGTGTTTATTGAAGGTAAACACTCTGGCGACCCTGAAGTGTTGGCTCAGTTGGCAGAGGAAGTTGGCTTGGATCGAGATACAGCTACGGCAGTGCTATCCGGTGATCAATTCACCGACAATGTCCGCGCTGACCAAGCGGAAGGCGAGCAACTAGGCATCCGCGGCGTACCGTTCTTCGTATTTGACCGCAAGTTCGCCGTGTCAGGCGCTCAGCCGGATGAGGTGTTCCTGGACGCCATTCAGAAAGCATGGGACGAACGTTCCCCGTTCACCATGGTTGAGTCCAACACAACCGAAGCCGACGGCAGTGGTGTCTGCACAGATGACGGCTGCGCAGTGCCGAAAAAAAATTAA